In Streptomyces sp. P9-A4, the genomic window CCAGACCGATCGGACCGAAGGCCGTACGGACCAGCTTCTCGACCGGGAAGCCGGCCTCGGCCAGCATGCGGCGCACGATGTGCTTGCGGCCCTCGTGCAGCGTGACCTCGACCAGGTAGTTCTTGCCGGTCTGCTCGACCACGCGGAAGTGGTCGGCCTTGGCGTAGCCGTCCTCCAGCTGGATGCCGTCCTTGAGCCGCTTGCCGACCTCGCGGGGCAGCGGGCCGGTGATGGCGGCCAGGTAGGTCTTCTTCACGCCGTACTTCGGGTGCGTGAGGCGGTGCGCCAGCTCACCGTGGTTGGTGAGCAGGATGATGCCCTCGGTCTCCGTGTCGAGCCGGCCGACGTGGAAGAGTCGGGTCTCACGGTTGTTGACGTAGTCGCCGAGGCACTGGCGGCCGTCCGGGTCCTCCATGGTGGAGACGACACCGGCCGGCTTGTTCAGCGCGAAGAACAGGTGCGACTGGGTGGCGACGGTCAGGCCGTCCACCTTGATCTCGTCCTTCTCCGGGTCGACGCGCTTGCCCTGCTCCAGGACGATCTCGCCGTTGACCTCGACGCGGGCCTGCTCGATCAGCTCCTCACAGGCGCGCCGCGAGCCCATGCCGGCGCGGGCGAGGACCTTCTGCAGCCGCTCGCCCTCCTGCTCGGCGCCCGGGAAGGTCTTCGGGGTCTTGATCTCCGGGCGGCCCTCGTACCGCTCCCGGTTGCGCTGCTCGATCTTCGCCTCGAGCTCGCGCGAGCGGGCCGGCGCCTGCCGCTGGCCGTGCGGGCCGCGACGGGGCGGGGTACCGCCCTGGGGGGACTTGGGGCCGCCCTTGGCGCCACCGCGGGCCGCGGAGCCGCGGCCCTTCTTCGGGGCCTCCGCGGGCGGGCTCACGTCGTAGGAGCGCTCCTCGGGGCGAGGCCGGCGCGGGCTGCTCGGGTGCTTCTGGTCGTCACGACCGCCGCCCTGGTAGCCACCGCCGCCGCCACCGCCCTGGTAGCCGCCGCCACCACCGCTGCTGCCGCCCCGGTAACCGCCACCGCCGCCGGAGCCGCCACCGCTGCTGCCGCCCCGGTAACCGCCACCGCTGCTGGAGCCGCCACCGCTGCCGCCCCGGTAACCGCCACCGGAGCCGGAGCCGCCACCCGAGCCGCCCCGGTAACCGCCACCGGAGCCGGAGCCGCCACCGCTGCCGCCCCGGTAGCCGCCACCGCCGCCGGCGCCGCCGCGGCCACCGCCGCCGCCGCTGCCACCACGGCTACCGCCGCCGCTGCTGCCGCCGCGGCCGCCGCTGTTGCCACCACGGCTCCCGCCGTTGTTTCCGCTGCTGTTCCTGCCGCTGCTGCTTCGCATCAAACTTCCGTCTTGTCGTCGTCGTCCTCACGATCCGGTGCATCCGGATCGAACGACGGGATCCCTTCCAGCGAGTCCGGCTCGACCGCCTCCGCCTCGGGGAGGAAGGGCGCCAGCTCGGGGAGCTCGTCCAGGCCACGCAGGCCCATCCGCTCCAGGAAGTAGTTCGTCGTCCTGTACAGGATCGCACTTGTTTCGGGTTCCGCGCCCGCCTCCTCCACCAGACCCCGCTGCAGGAGGGTCCGCATCACGCCGTCGCAGTTGACCCCGCGGACCGCGGAGACCCGGGAACGACTGACCGGCTGGCGGTACGCGACCACCGCCAGCGTCTCCAGGGCCGCCTGGGTGAGCCGGGCCTGCTGGCCCTCAAGGACGAAGGCCTCGACGGCCGCGGCGTGCTCGGCGCGGGTGTAGTAGCGCCAGCCGCCGGCCACCCGCCGCAGCTCGAAGCCGCGGCCCTGGACGGTGTACTCGTCGGCCAGCTCGCGCAGGGCGTCCGCGACCTCGCGGGGGGTCCGCTGGAGGACCTTGGCGAGGTGGGTCTCGGTGGCGGGCTCGTCGACGACCATGAGGACGGCTTCGAGGGCGGGCTTGAGGTCGCTCACGCGGGGGCCTCCTGGTCGAATTCGTCCGTCACGGACCCGGCCGGGTCCGCCTCCCCGCCGGTCCAGGAGACCGTGAGGTCCCCCAGGGCGGTCTCCTGGTCGAGGGCGACGGCCTTCTCCCGGTAGAGCTCCAGGAGGGCGAGGAAGCGGGCCACCACGGTCAGCGTCTCGTCGCCGACGTCCTCGATCAGCTCGCGGAAGAGCGCCGTCCCGCGCTCGCGCAGCAGCGCGACGACCACGGCGGCCTGCTCGCGGACGCTGACGAGCGGGGCGTGGATGTGGTCGACGTACACCTGGGGCTCGGCCCTGGGCCGCATCGCCTTGACGGCCAGCTTCGCGAAGCCCTCGGCGCCGATGGAGATGACGACCTCGGGGAGCAGCTCGGCGTGGTGCGGTTCGAGTCCGACGGTACGGGGGTGGCGGCGGCCCTCGGCCTCCCAGCGCTCCGCGAAGATCGCCGCGATCTTCTTGTACGCCCGGTACTGGAGGAGCCTCGCGAAGAGCAGGTCGCGGGCCTCCAGGAGGGCGAGGTCGGCCTCGTCCTCCACCTCGGCGGCGGGCAGCAGCCGGGCGGCCTTGAGGTCGAGGAGGGTGGCGGCGACGACGAGGAACTCGGTGGTCTGGTCGAGGTCGCCGTCGGGGCCGAGGGCGCGCAGGTGCGCCATGAACTCGTCGGTGACCTGGGAGAGGGCGACCTCGGTGACGTCGAGCTTGTGCTTGGTGATCAGTTGGAGGAGCAGATCGAAGGGCCCCTCGAAGTTCGCGAGCCGCACGGTGAACCGCCCACCGTCACCGCCACCGGCCTCGGCAGCCCCTGTACCGCTCTCTCCGGCCCCGGCGCCCCCGTCCCCGCCCCGAAGGCCCCCGGAGCCGCCGGAGCGGCCCTCGCGGCCGCCGGAGGGGCCCTCGCGGCCCTCGGAGCGGCCCTCACGGCCCTCGGAGGGGCCTTCCGGCCTGCCCGGGCCCTCAGGCCCGTCCTGCCGCCCCTCGTCCTGTACGGCAGGGCCGGCCGGAGGCTGCTGTGCGGCCTCCTCCGGCTCGCCCGGCCCGCGGCCCAGGAGGCGGCGGCGCGGCGGGCGGGACGTTTCGTCGGGGGCGTGGTGCATGGAGGTCCAGGGGGAACGGGAGCGCGGCAGCCCGCAGGCTACCTTCAGCGGCCGCGCAGGCGGCGGACGAGGATGCTCGCGTCGCCGCGGGACTCCAGGTCCGCCAGGACGACCGCGACGGCCTCCCGGACGATCCGGCCCCGGTCCACGGCGAGGCCGTGCTCGCCGCGGAGCACCAGCCGGGCGTGCTCCAGGTCCATCAGCTCCTCGGCGGAGACGTAGACCGTGATCTTCTCGTCGTGGCGCTCACGGCCGCTGGGCCGCCGGTTCGGGGCACGGCCGCCACCGCGTCGCCGCGCCGCCGGGGCGGGCACCGCCGCGGCGGGTGCGCCCTTGGCGGCGCCGTCGGGCTCCGCCGTCCTGGCGCGCGGTTCCGCGGTCTCGGAGTCCGCGGAACTGTGCTCCGCGGAACCCTCGGCCGCCGCCGGGTCGCTCTCACCGGCCGGTGCCGGGACGGCCCGGCGGGGTGCGGACGACTGGAGCGCCGTCCCCCCGGTCGTACGGAAGAGTTCGTCGGCGCCGGGCAGACTCACTCGGCGTGACACCGGGCGAGCACCTCCCTGGCGAGCTGGCGGTAGGCGGCGGCGCCCACGGAGTTGGAGGCGTACGTGGTGATGGGCTCACCGGCGACCGTGGTCTCCGGGAAGCGCACCGTCCGTCCGATGACCGTGTGGTACACGTGGTCGTCGAAGGCCTCGACGACGCGCGCCAGGACCTCACGGCTGTGCACCGTGCGGGAGTCGTACATCGTGGCGAGGATGCCGTCGAGCTCCAGCTCGGGGTTGAGCCGCTCCTGGACCTTCTCGATGGTCTCGGTGAGCAGCGCCACTCCGCGGAGCGCGAAGAACTCGCATTCCAGCGGCACGATGACCTTGTGAGCCGCCGTCAGGGCGTTCACGGTCAGCAGGCCGAGCGAGGGCTGACAGTCGATCACGATGTAGTCGTAGTCGTTCATCAGCGGCTTCAGGGCGCGCTGGAGCGTCGACTCGCGCGCGACCTCGCTGACGAGCTGGACTTCGGCGGCCGAGAGGTCGATGTTGCTCGGCAGCAGGTCCATGTTGGGCACGGCGGTCTTCAGGAGGACCTCGTCCGCCGACATGCCCCGCTCCATGAGCAGGTTGTAGACGGTGAGGTCGAGCTCCATCGGGTTCACGCCGAGGCCGACCGACAGGGCTCCCTGCGGGTCGAAGTCGACGAGCAGCACCCGTCGTCCGTACTCGGCGAGCGCGGCACCCAGGTTGATGGTCGACGTGGTCTTGCCGACGCCGCCCTTCTGGTTGCACATCGCGATGATCTTCGCGGGTCCGTGGTCGGTCAGGGGACCCGGGATCGGGAAGTACGGCAGGGGCCGTCCGGTGGGGCCGATCCGCTCGCGGCGCTGGCGGGCAGCGTCGGGTGCGAGGGTGGCCGCGTACTCCGGGTCGGGCTCGTACTCGGCGTCGGGGTCGTAGAAGTGCCCCTCGGGCACCTCGTCGAAGGCGGCGAAGGGGGTGGACTCTCGGCCCATCTCGTTGCCGGCCGTGGCGTTCACGTGTAGGCCGTCCATCGTCTTCATCGTGTGGGCTGTCGTCATGGGCTGGTGCGTCGCGAAGGTCCGCACCGCGACGGAGCCGATCGGAGCACCTGGCGCACCGCTCCCGGGAGTAATTGTCGACTCATTCACAAGTCGTCTTACCTCCTTGGATGTCACCAGGAACATTTATCGATAGGTCAGCGTGGCACCATGCCGACGGTTGGCGACTCTATGGCGTGTCACCGCTCCGCAGCAACACAATCCGCCGGACCCGGCCCGATGTGTCGGCAACCGAACACGTCTCTGTCAAGGGCGCGCAGGCGTGCATCCACACGTTTCAGGGGTGCGCGAAACGGTTAAAGGGTTACGTTCGAGGCGAGTTGGCCGAACGTTACGGCAGGCCCGGAGACACGGCCGGCCGGACCTTGTCGAACAAGGTCCGGCCGGGTTCGTGGATTGACGGCACGCGTTGACGGCGGCGCCGTGGAGGTCAGCCCAGGAGGGTGCTGAGCTCGACGTGCTCGAGGCCGTGCGCCTCGGCGACCTCCTTGTAAACCACCTTGCCGTCATGGGTGTTGAGGCCCAGACCGAGCGCGGCGTCGCGGCGCAGCGCCTCGGCCCAGCCGTTGTTCGCCAGCGACACGATGTAGGGCAGCGTGGCGTTGGTGAGGGCGTAGGTGGAGGTGTTCGGGACCGCGCCGGGCATGTTGGCGACGCAGTAGAAGACCGAGTTGTGGACCTGGAAGGTCGGCTCGGTGTGGGTGGTCGCGTGCGAGTCCTCGAAGCAGCCGCCCTGGTCGATCGCGATGTCGACAAGGACACTTCCGGGCTTCATCTTGGCGACGAGCTCGTTGGTGACCAGCTTCGGGGCCTTGGCGCCCGGGATGAGGACCGCGCCGATGACGAGGTCGGCCTCGACGACGGCCTTCTCCAGCTCGTAGGCGTTGGAGACGATCGTCTGCACCTTGGTGCCGAAGATCTTGTCGGCCTCGCGGAGCTTGTTGATGTCCTTGTCGAGCAGGGTCACGTGGAAGCCCATGCCGACGGCGATCTGGGTGGCGTTCCAGCCGGAGA contains:
- a CDS encoding ParA family protein, which translates into the protein MKTMDGLHVNATAGNEMGRESTPFAAFDEVPEGHFYDPDAEYEPDPEYAATLAPDAARQRRERIGPTGRPLPYFPIPGPLTDHGPAKIIAMCNQKGGVGKTTSTINLGAALAEYGRRVLLVDFDPQGALSVGLGVNPMELDLTVYNLLMERGMSADEVLLKTAVPNMDLLPSNIDLSAAEVQLVSEVARESTLQRALKPLMNDYDYIVIDCQPSLGLLTVNALTAAHKVIVPLECEFFALRGVALLTETIEKVQERLNPELELDGILATMYDSRTVHSREVLARVVEAFDDHVYHTVIGRTVRFPETTVAGEPITTYASNSVGAAAYRQLAREVLARCHAE
- the ald gene encoding alanine dehydrogenase, whose translation is MKVGIPREVKNNEFRVAITPAGVHELVRHGHQVFVEQNAGVGSSITDEEYVAAGAEILPTADEVWATADLLLKVKEPIAEEYHRLRKDQTLFTYLHLAASRECTDALLASGTTAIAYETVETANRALPLLAPMSEVAGRLAPQVGAYHLMRSAGGRGVLPGGVPGTHAGKAVVIGGGVSGWNATQIAVGMGFHVTLLDKDINKLREADKIFGTKVQTIVSNAYELEKAVVEADLVIGAVLIPGAKAPKLVTNELVAKMKPGSVLVDIAIDQGGCFEDSHATTHTEPTFQVHNSVFYCVANMPGAVPNTSTYALTNATLPYIVSLANNGWAEALRRDAALGLGLNTHDGKVVYKEVAEAHGLEHVELSTLLG
- a CDS encoding segregation and condensation protein A, which translates into the protein MHHAPDETSRPPRRRLLGRGPGEPEEAAQQPPAGPAVQDEGRQDGPEGPGRPEGPSEGREGRSEGREGPSGGREGRSGGSGGLRGGDGGAGAGESGTGAAEAGGGDGGRFTVRLANFEGPFDLLLQLITKHKLDVTEVALSQVTDEFMAHLRALGPDGDLDQTTEFLVVAATLLDLKAARLLPAAEVEDEADLALLEARDLLFARLLQYRAYKKIAAIFAERWEAEGRRHPRTVGLEPHHAELLPEVVISIGAEGFAKLAVKAMRPRAEPQVYVDHIHAPLVSVREQAAVVVALLRERGTALFRELIEDVGDETLTVVARFLALLELYREKAVALDQETALGDLTVSWTGGEADPAGSVTDEFDQEAPA
- a CDS encoding pseudouridine synthase; the encoded protein is MRSSSGRNSSGNNGGSRGGNSGGRGGSSGGGSRGGSGGGGGRGGAGGGGGYRGGSGGGSGSGGGYRGGSGGGSGSGGGYRGGSGGGSSSGGGYRGGSSGGGSGGGGGYRGGSSGGGGGYQGGGGGGGYQGGGRDDQKHPSSPRRPRPEERSYDVSPPAEAPKKGRGSAARGGAKGGPKSPQGGTPPRRGPHGQRQAPARSRELEAKIEQRNRERYEGRPEIKTPKTFPGAEQEGERLQKVLARAGMGSRRACEELIEQARVEVNGEIVLEQGKRVDPEKDEIKVDGLTVATQSHLFFALNKPAGVVSTMEDPDGRQCLGDYVNNRETRLFHVGRLDTETEGIILLTNHGELAHRLTHPKYGVKKTYLAAITGPLPREVGKRLKDGIQLEDGYAKADHFRVVEQTGKNYLVEVTLHEGRKHIVRRMLAEAGFPVEKLVRTAFGPIGLGDQKSGWLRRLTNTEVGMLMKEVGM
- the scpB gene encoding SMC-Scp complex subunit ScpB, with the translated sequence MVVDEPATETHLAKVLQRTPREVADALRELADEYTVQGRGFELRRVAGGWRYYTRAEHAAAVEAFVLEGQQARLTQAALETLAVVAYRQPVSRSRVSAVRGVNCDGVMRTLLQRGLVEEAGAEPETSAILYRTTNYFLERMGLRGLDELPELAPFLPEAEAVEPDSLEGIPSFDPDAPDREDDDDKTEV